The Terriglobales bacterium genome window below encodes:
- the serA gene encoding phosphoglycerate dehydrogenase yields MKILIAEKVSPATLKVFRDEPDFEVITHEQMGDLATAVRDADALVVRSATDVNAKLIDSTQKLRVIGRAGVGVDNVDAEAATRKGIVVMNTPGANAIAVAEHTIGLMISLARFIPKADQTTRAGKWEKKSLQGTELKGKTLGIIGLGRVGVEVARRAKVFGMKVLAYDPFVAQQLARDLEIELVGLDSLYGSSDYISLHVGLTPQTTGMINAASIAKMKKGVRLVNCARGELIDDAALLQALNSGHVAGAALDVFSHEPPKENALLSAPNVIATPHIAGSTNEAQELVGVQIAMQVKEYLKRGVIQNAVNVPSLSDEEYREMHPYIDLAEKLGLFLGQLSEGNVESINLVYHGRVAEWKTALLRNSALKGALKHSIDSVNLVNANTVAAERGVQVQEQKKPEDLSAGNVISLNIRTQHGEHRARAALLHGRYPRLLDLDGFRVEAPLEGYLTVLRNRDVPGVIGQVGTVLGKNQINIANFALGRSEASASSAAASTSSGAASARAEAMAVVQTDQAVTQAALDDLRRVSAVIQLRTVQI; encoded by the coding sequence GTGAAAATTCTTATAGCTGAAAAAGTTTCTCCGGCTACGCTCAAAGTCTTCCGTGATGAGCCGGATTTCGAAGTCATCACCCACGAACAGATGGGCGATCTTGCAACCGCCGTTCGCGATGCCGACGCCCTCGTCGTTCGCTCCGCGACTGATGTCAACGCGAAGCTGATCGACTCTACACAAAAGCTGCGCGTCATCGGCCGCGCCGGCGTTGGCGTCGACAACGTCGATGCCGAGGCTGCCACGCGCAAAGGCATCGTCGTGATGAACACACCCGGCGCGAATGCTATTGCTGTCGCCGAACACACCATCGGACTCATGATCTCTCTGGCGCGCTTCATTCCCAAAGCGGACCAAACGACGCGAGCAGGAAAATGGGAAAAGAAGTCGCTGCAAGGCACCGAGCTCAAAGGCAAAACACTCGGCATCATTGGACTCGGACGGGTGGGAGTGGAAGTCGCACGACGCGCGAAGGTTTTTGGAATGAAAGTCCTTGCCTATGATCCCTTCGTCGCACAGCAGCTCGCGCGCGATCTCGAGATTGAACTCGTCGGACTCGACTCGCTCTACGGCAGCTCTGATTACATTTCTCTGCATGTCGGCCTCACACCACAAACGACGGGCATGATCAATGCAGCATCGATCGCAAAGATGAAGAAAGGTGTTCGCCTTGTGAACTGCGCTCGCGGCGAGTTAATCGATGATGCAGCACTGCTTCAGGCGCTTAACTCAGGTCATGTAGCCGGAGCTGCGCTTGATGTCTTCTCTCACGAGCCTCCGAAAGAGAACGCTTTATTGTCCGCTCCGAACGTGATCGCCACGCCTCACATCGCAGGATCAACGAACGAAGCGCAGGAACTCGTCGGCGTACAGATCGCGATGCAGGTCAAGGAATATCTGAAGCGCGGAGTCATCCAGAACGCAGTCAACGTGCCTTCGCTCTCCGATGAGGAGTATCGCGAGATGCATCCTTATATCGATCTCGCTGAAAAACTCGGTCTCTTTTTGGGACAACTCAGCGAGGGCAATGTCGAGAGCATCAACCTCGTCTATCACGGTCGGGTCGCAGAATGGAAAACCGCGCTCCTCCGCAACTCCGCACTCAAAGGCGCCCTTAAACACAGCATTGACAGCGTGAATTTGGTGAACGCCAATACCGTCGCCGCTGAGCGGGGTGTTCAGGTGCAGGAGCAGAAGAAGCCAGAGGACTTGAGCGCGGGAAATGTCATCTCGCTGAACATACGCACACAGCACGGTGAGCATCGGGCCCGTGCAGCTCTGCTGCACGGGCGCTACCCGCGATTACTTGATCTGGACGGATTCCGCGTCGAGGCTCCGCTTGAGGGGTATCTCACCGTTTTACGCAATCGAGATGTGCCCGGCGTTATTGGACAAGTTGGAACCGTTTTGGGAAAAAACCAGATCAACATCGCTAACTTCGCGTTGGGACGCAGTGAAGCGAGCGCCAGCAGTGCGGCTGCAAGCACGTCATCGGGAGCGGCTTCGGCGCGCGCCGAAGCTATGGCTGTGGTGCAAACCGATCAGGCGGTAACGCAAGCCGCGCTGGATGACTTGAGACGCGTGTCGGCTGTCATCCAGTTGCGAACGGTGCAGATTTAG
- a CDS encoding DMT family transporter, giving the protein MHFAFLKSGVLIALIAHTLIGISLVWDKVLLKRPETKNLVNYVFWLGAISIFGLVLIPFGFKMPHISVAGLGFITGILHLIAVYFYYDALKRGEASESLAAIGGFSPVATAVIGYFLLSQPFAGGKVIAFGLLTAGGFLMFLAEEMNFRRMIVPMALSSGLFGLVNVLQRIVFKETNFVTGYVFFTLGTCVAAFALLIRPKWRIQIFKHSEEATPRSKFWYFVNRFIDGVGSFLVFYAISLTHPAIVDAISGVRFAIIFIGALLLTKLRPQWLSEDFSGRTLLVKTLATASIVTGMVWLSTHGGHQEAGTGTAQLRTTPHIALSCGAPTRIPDSVSPNPVLLSLTNSGHN; this is encoded by the coding sequence ATGCACTTTGCCTTCCTCAAATCGGGAGTGCTGATAGCGCTGATCGCGCATACGCTGATCGGCATCTCGCTGGTTTGGGACAAGGTGCTGCTCAAACGGCCTGAGACGAAGAACCTGGTGAACTATGTCTTTTGGCTGGGCGCGATCAGCATCTTTGGCCTGGTGCTGATCCCGTTCGGATTCAAGATGCCCCACATCTCTGTTGCGGGACTTGGATTCATCACAGGCATTCTGCATTTGATCGCGGTTTACTTCTATTACGACGCCCTGAAACGCGGAGAAGCCAGCGAGTCGCTGGCCGCTATCGGCGGCTTCAGTCCTGTTGCTACTGCCGTCATCGGCTATTTCCTCCTCAGTCAACCATTCGCGGGAGGAAAAGTCATCGCATTTGGTTTGCTCACTGCAGGCGGATTTCTCATGTTCCTCGCCGAGGAGATGAACTTTCGCCGGATGATTGTTCCCATGGCCCTCTCCTCTGGATTGTTTGGCCTCGTTAACGTCCTGCAGAGAATCGTTTTCAAAGAAACAAACTTCGTTACTGGATACGTGTTTTTCACTCTCGGGACCTGTGTAGCAGCGTTCGCGCTGCTGATTCGCCCGAAGTGGCGAATTCAAATATTCAAGCACTCCGAAGAAGCGACCCCACGCAGCAAATTCTGGTACTTCGTGAATCGCTTCATCGATGGAGTGGGATCGTTTCTCGTCTTTTACGCCATCAGCCTCACGCATCCGGCGATTGTGGACGCGATCTCCGGCGTACGCTTCGCGATCATCTTCATAGGCGCGCTGCTGCTCACCAAGTTGCGACCACAATGGCTCTCTGAGGACTTCTCCGGCCGCACGCTGCTGGTCAAAACTCTGGCGACTGCCAGCATCGTCACGGGAATGGTTTGGCTTTCGACCCATGGCGGACATCAAGAAGCGGGAACAGGAACTGCTCAGCTAAGGACGACACCGCACATTGCACTTTCGTGTGGGGCGCCGACGCGAATTCCTGATTCTGTTTCGCCGAATCCAGTGCTACTATCGCTCACCAACTCAGGACACAACTGA
- the gyrB gene encoding DNA topoisomerase (ATP-hydrolyzing) subunit B, which translates to MNIEKEPKPKKANGSTNGEYTAESIKALEGLEAVRLRPAMYIGSTGEMGLHHLVYEVVDNSVDEALAGHADRIDVTIHIDNSITVIDNGRGIPVDDMEYHGEKLPAAQVVLTVLHAGGKFDSSTYKVSGGLHGVGVSCVNALSHQLDLEIWRDGFVWEQSYAKGIPASKFKKTGTTKKRGTKVHFLPDKEIFTTIEYNYDTLAQRLRELAFLNKGLTITLTDERATDSKTGEAKHAEFKYTGGIAEFVKHLNRGKTVLHDKPIYMEAERDGVGMEIAVQYNDGYSESVFSFANNINTVDGGTHLSGFRTSLTRTINYAGQQLGLFKDLKENLSGDDVREGLVAVVSVKLPQPQFEGQTKGKLNSDIAGIVQAFINERLGAFLEQNPAVARRIINKAIEAARAREAARKARDLTRRKGALDGGGLPGKLADCSERSADRCEIYLVEGESAGGTAKQGRDRRFQAILPLKGKILNVEKARYDKMLGHEEIRAMITALGCGIGKEDFDPAKLRYGKVILMTDADVDGSHIRTLLLTFFFRHMTELIKRGHVYIAQPPLYRIKKGKFEQYIKDDREFVKVMVRRAADGMTVRYGEGAAKLEGPELTKFTTKLNEYLGFFEKVNKHLREERIAELLPRIDFTARTDFEGSEKGIPPKVKELEKRIKSLLKELGLKSVETRHEEEHNTWLVSFVDSQGAERIINWELITSPEYRQMISKYKQITNYMEPPFIIEHAARPEKGKTAEEEAETSITEAESAKQEKGSSKRKSTVEPVEKKSPKELFEYVLSQGKKDYDVQRYKGLGEMTSTQLWETTMNPEVRSLMQVKLEDIAETETIFTTLMGEDVEARRKFIEENALDVKNLDI; encoded by the coding sequence CTGAATATCGAGAAGGAGCCGAAGCCAAAAAAGGCCAATGGCAGCACCAACGGCGAGTACACGGCCGAAAGCATTAAGGCTCTGGAAGGCCTGGAGGCGGTGCGCCTCCGCCCGGCCATGTACATCGGTTCGACGGGCGAGATGGGCTTGCATCACCTTGTGTACGAAGTAGTGGACAACTCTGTTGACGAAGCTCTCGCCGGGCACGCCGACCGCATCGACGTCACGATCCATATCGACAATTCGATTACCGTAATCGACAACGGACGCGGTATTCCGGTCGATGACATGGAGTATCACGGCGAGAAACTTCCTGCGGCGCAGGTGGTTCTGACCGTGCTGCACGCAGGCGGAAAGTTCGATTCGTCAACCTACAAAGTTTCAGGCGGACTGCACGGTGTAGGTGTGAGTTGTGTGAACGCACTCTCGCATCAGCTCGATCTCGAAATTTGGCGCGATGGATTTGTGTGGGAACAGAGCTACGCAAAAGGCATACCTGCTTCGAAGTTCAAGAAGACGGGCACTACGAAAAAACGTGGCACAAAGGTTCATTTCCTGCCCGACAAAGAGATATTCACGACCATCGAGTACAACTACGACACGCTCGCGCAGCGTCTGCGTGAGCTCGCGTTTCTCAACAAAGGCTTGACGATCACTCTTACTGACGAGCGCGCCACCGACAGCAAGACGGGCGAAGCCAAGCACGCGGAATTCAAGTACACAGGCGGCATCGCTGAATTCGTAAAGCACCTCAATCGCGGCAAGACCGTGCTTCATGACAAGCCGATCTACATGGAAGCCGAGCGCGACGGAGTGGGCATGGAAATCGCCGTTCAGTACAACGACGGCTACTCCGAGTCGGTGTTCTCGTTCGCCAACAACATCAACACCGTCGATGGCGGAACACATCTTTCCGGATTCCGCACCTCTCTCACACGTACGATCAACTACGCAGGCCAGCAGCTCGGACTGTTCAAGGACTTGAAAGAGAATCTCTCCGGAGATGATGTTCGCGAAGGTCTGGTCGCAGTAGTGAGCGTGAAGCTGCCGCAACCGCAATTTGAAGGGCAGACCAAAGGCAAGTTGAACTCCGACATCGCAGGCATCGTCCAAGCGTTCATCAATGAACGTCTGGGCGCGTTCCTGGAGCAGAACCCAGCCGTCGCGCGCCGAATCATCAATAAAGCTATCGAGGCGGCGCGCGCTCGCGAAGCAGCTCGGAAGGCTCGCGATCTGACGCGACGCAAAGGCGCGCTCGATGGCGGAGGTCTGCCGGGCAAGCTCGCCGACTGCTCCGAGCGCAGCGCCGATCGTTGTGAAATCTATCTCGTCGAAGGCGAGTCGGCCGGCGGCACGGCGAAGCAGGGACGCGATCGGCGCTTCCAGGCGATCCTGCCGCTCAAGGGCAAGATCCTCAACGTCGAGAAAGCTCGCTATGACAAGATGCTCGGGCATGAAGAAATTCGCGCCATGATCACCGCGCTCGGATGCGGAATCGGGAAGGAAGACTTCGATCCGGCCAAGCTCCGTTACGGGAAAGTGATTCTCATGACCGACGCTGATGTGGATGGATCTCACATCCGCACGCTGCTGCTCACGTTCTTCTTCCGCCACATGACGGAGCTGATCAAGCGCGGACACGTGTACATCGCGCAGCCTCCGCTGTACCGTATCAAAAAGGGAAAATTCGAGCAGTACATCAAAGACGATCGCGAATTCGTGAAGGTAATGGTCCGTCGCGCAGCCGATGGGATGACGGTGCGCTATGGCGAAGGCGCCGCAAAACTCGAAGGACCTGAACTCACGAAGTTCACAACCAAGCTCAATGAGTATCTCGGCTTCTTCGAGAAGGTGAACAAGCATCTGCGCGAAGAACGCATCGCCGAGCTGCTGCCGAGGATCGACTTCACGGCCCGCACTGATTTTGAAGGTTCAGAAAAAGGCATTCCGCCGAAGGTGAAAGAGCTGGAGAAGCGCATCAAGAGCCTGCTCAAAGAACTCGGTTTGAAGTCAGTCGAGACTCGGCACGAAGAAGAACACAACACGTGGCTGGTCAGTTTCGTGGATTCGCAAGGCGCCGAACGCATTATCAACTGGGAACTCATCACCTCGCCTGAATACCGGCAGATGATCTCGAAGTACAAGCAGATCACCAACTACATGGAGCCGCCGTTTATCATCGAGCACGCAGCGCGTCCCGAAAAGGGAAAGACTGCGGAGGAAGAAGCAGAAACCTCGATTACGGAAGCCGAATCTGCGAAGCAGGAAAAGGGATCATCCAAGCGCAAAAGCACGGTCGAGCCCGTCGAGAAGAAGTCGCCAAAGGAGCTGTTTGAATACGTCCTAAGCCAGGGCAAGAAAGACTACGACGTGCAACGCTACAAGGGTCTTGGTGAAATGACCTCAACGCAGCTTTGGGAAACGACCATGAATCCCGAGGTGCGCAGCCTCATGCAGGTGAAGCTCGAGGATATTGCGGAAACCGAGACAATTTTTACCACGCTCATGGGCGAAGACGTTGAAGCCCGCCGCAAGTTCATCGAAGAGAACGCACTTGATGTGAAGAACCTGGATATCTGA
- a CDS encoding alanine--glyoxylate aminotransferase family protein, producing MLKKVRLFTPGPTPLLPAAQFAMAAADVHHRTAEFRALYQRVLSQLKDFVGTKNDVIILASSGTGAMEAAVSNLTSPGDRILVLSAGKFGERWTSLGKAFGCQVDTLTAPYGQTFSIEEVRARLKPDVKAVFMQATETSTGARHCVQSIAALTKETDALLVVDAITGLGTTHFDVDGWGIDVIIGGSQKAVMIPPGLAYCAVSERAWKRMETSKNPRYYFDLRKERKSASAGESAYTPAVALIAALGAALDYIAAGAGGDIAAGRDALIHNAEVVSEMTRAAIQAFGLKLFAPTAPAAAVTAVLAPEGTDSGKVVKGFKEQFGGVIANGQGEMKGQLFRIAHLGFFDYLDTIAMVGGLEHVLGPILGRDLLGVGLKAAQAVYAKRKGTTLAQLLEADQRCSCGRTSEVCSSSLAVTA from the coding sequence ATGTTAAAAAAGGTTCGTCTTTTTACGCCCGGTCCTACTCCGTTGCTGCCGGCGGCACAATTCGCCATGGCTGCCGCCGACGTTCATCACCGCACCGCGGAATTTCGCGCGTTATATCAGCGCGTGCTCTCGCAGCTGAAAGACTTCGTCGGAACCAAGAACGACGTCATCATTCTCGCCTCGTCCGGCACAGGCGCGATGGAAGCTGCGGTCTCGAACCTCACCTCGCCCGGCGATCGCATTCTCGTACTCAGCGCCGGCAAATTTGGCGAGCGCTGGACCAGCCTGGGCAAAGCTTTCGGCTGCCAGGTGGATACGCTCACCGCGCCATACGGCCAGACGTTCTCAATCGAAGAAGTCCGTGCGCGCCTCAAGCCTGATGTAAAGGCCGTCTTCATGCAAGCGACGGAGACCTCCACGGGTGCGCGTCACTGCGTGCAGAGCATCGCTGCACTCACCAAAGAGACTGATGCGCTTCTCGTGGTAGATGCCATTACGGGACTCGGCACCACGCATTTCGATGTCGATGGCTGGGGTATTGACGTAATCATTGGGGGATCGCAGAAGGCCGTCATGATTCCTCCCGGCTTGGCCTACTGCGCAGTGAGCGAGCGCGCTTGGAAGCGCATGGAGACGAGCAAGAATCCGCGTTATTACTTCGATTTGCGAAAAGAGCGCAAGTCCGCTTCCGCAGGCGAATCGGCCTATACGCCGGCCGTCGCGCTGATCGCCGCTCTTGGAGCAGCCCTCGACTACATCGCCGCTGGAGCAGGAGGCGATATCGCGGCTGGCCGGGACGCGCTCATCCACAACGCCGAAGTAGTCTCAGAGATGACGCGTGCCGCCATCCAGGCATTCGGACTGAAACTCTTCGCGCCGACCGCGCCCGCAGCAGCCGTGACCGCTGTACTCGCCCCTGAGGGTACCGATTCGGGAAAGGTCGTAAAAGGATTCAAGGAGCAATTCGGTGGTGTGATCGCCAATGGCCAGGGCGAGATGAAGGGACAGCTCTTCCGTATCGCGCATCTCGGCTTTTTCGATTATCTGGATACGATTGCCATGGTCGGCGGCCTCGAACATGTGCTCGGACCGATTCTCGGCCGCGATCTGCTGGGCGTTGGACTGAAAGCTGCGCAAGCGGTCTATGCGAAGCGCAAAGGCACTACGCTGGCGCAATTGCTGGAAGCCGATCAGCGCTGTTCGTGTGGACGAACATCGGAAGTGTGTTCGTCGAGCCTGGCCGTCACTGCCTAG
- a CDS encoding bi-domain-containing oxidoreductase: MKQALVKAGAVIIQKVPAPQVSPKNVLVRIHHSCVSAGTEIAGVNNSGLPLYRRALKQREHAKRVFEIMRDQGVKRTLDRVLGMLNAGLPTGYSAAGEVIGIGSELSAFSVGDLVACAGGGIANHAEFIDVPVNLCAKIPSGVSTEVASTVTLGAIALQGVRRANPTLGETIAVIGLGALGQLTAQLLRLNGCRVIGMDINAERVKIAVENGMDFSADPTADDFVEQVHRLTDGFGADAAIITAASSGSSIVSEAMQVCRKKGRVVLVGDVGLDLKRSDFYKKELDFLISCSYGPGRYDATYEEGGQDYPLPWVRWTENRNMEAYLGLLAKGQISIPTLGISKYSIDEAPQAYEALKRGEERSLIVLLEYPERETRPAHTISLRARTASEGKIRVGIAGAGNFAATMHLPNLARLKDRFELHAVLSRTGANARAIADQFGAAYATTDFDQLLSDAAIDLVIIATRHDLHGSMVLSALNAGKDLFVEKPLTLDPADLDQLRVFYETTTNAPLLMTGYNRRFSPAMKRTHEILQTRVAPMMLNYRMNAGYLPPDHWAHSSEGGGRNLGEACHIYDLFNFLTGSRVRAIQATSIAPRGKQYFKNENFVATISYEDGSVCTLTYTALGSKSHPKESMEIFCDGKVMSMIDYKSLTIVGSKQRGWTSLTQQKGHVEEMEALAQTLRNQAEWPISLDHQIEAARIAFEVERQISGG; this comes from the coding sequence ATGAAACAGGCGCTCGTCAAAGCCGGAGCGGTGATAATCCAGAAAGTCCCGGCGCCACAAGTAAGCCCAAAGAACGTTCTTGTGCGCATCCACCACTCGTGTGTCAGCGCAGGTACCGAGATCGCCGGAGTGAACAACTCTGGGCTGCCGCTGTATCGCCGAGCTTTGAAGCAGCGGGAGCACGCAAAACGAGTGTTCGAAATCATGCGCGACCAGGGCGTAAAGCGAACGCTCGATCGCGTTCTGGGGATGCTGAATGCCGGACTTCCGACCGGCTACTCCGCAGCCGGTGAAGTAATTGGCATCGGGTCGGAGCTCTCAGCCTTTTCGGTTGGAGATTTGGTGGCCTGTGCCGGAGGCGGAATCGCAAATCATGCGGAGTTTATCGATGTTCCCGTAAATTTGTGCGCCAAGATTCCTTCAGGCGTGAGTACTGAGGTCGCGTCGACCGTAACCCTTGGCGCTATCGCGCTTCAAGGCGTGCGCCGGGCGAATCCCACTTTGGGAGAGACGATCGCCGTAATTGGACTCGGAGCGCTCGGGCAGTTGACAGCTCAGTTGTTGCGCTTGAATGGCTGCCGCGTGATCGGAATGGACATCAATGCTGAGCGAGTAAAGATCGCCGTTGAGAACGGCATGGATTTCAGCGCCGATCCAACGGCGGACGACTTCGTCGAACAGGTGCACCGGCTTACGGATGGCTTCGGCGCCGACGCTGCGATCATCACCGCTGCCAGTTCGGGCAGCTCGATCGTCAGCGAAGCGATGCAGGTTTGCCGAAAAAAAGGCAGGGTGGTGTTGGTGGGCGATGTCGGTCTCGATCTTAAGCGCTCCGATTTTTACAAGAAAGAGCTCGATTTCCTGATTTCGTGCTCCTACGGACCGGGACGCTATGACGCTACTTACGAAGAAGGCGGTCAGGACTATCCGCTGCCCTGGGTCCGCTGGACAGAGAACCGCAACATGGAAGCCTACTTGGGCTTGCTTGCGAAGGGGCAGATCTCGATTCCCACTTTGGGAATCAGCAAGTACTCGATTGACGAAGCGCCGCAAGCTTACGAAGCCCTGAAGCGCGGAGAAGAAAGGTCGCTGATCGTTCTTCTCGAATATCCCGAGCGGGAGACTCGTCCTGCTCACACCATCTCCTTGAGGGCGCGAACCGCCAGCGAGGGAAAGATCAGAGTCGGCATTGCGGGAGCCGGGAACTTTGCCGCGACGATGCACCTGCCCAACCTCGCGCGACTGAAGGATCGGTTTGAGCTTCATGCTGTGCTCAGTCGTACCGGAGCAAACGCACGCGCAATCGCCGATCAGTTCGGCGCCGCATACGCGACCACCGATTTTGACCAGTTGCTGTCGGACGCAGCGATTGATCTCGTAATCATCGCTACCCGTCACGATCTTCACGGCAGTATGGTTTTGAGTGCCCTCAACGCCGGCAAAGATCTGTTTGTCGAAAAGCCGCTGACGCTCGATCCAGCCGACCTCGACCAACTGCGCGTTTTCTACGAAACGACGACCAATGCTCCATTGTTGATGACTGGATACAACCGCCGATTTTCACCGGCAATGAAGCGAACACACGAAATCCTGCAAACCCGGGTCGCGCCGATGATGCTGAACTATCGCATGAATGCCGGGTATCTTCCCCCAGACCACTGGGCGCATTCGAGTGAAGGTGGAGGGCGCAATCTTGGCGAGGCTTGTCACATCTATGACTTATTCAATTTCCTTACAGGAAGCAGAGTCAGAGCAATTCAGGCAACATCAATCGCGCCGCGGGGCAAGCAGTACTTCAAGAACGAGAACTTCGTCGCAACAATCTCCTATGAAGACGGCTCCGTGTGCACGCTCACGTACACGGCTTTGGGCAGCAAGTCTCACCCCAAGGAGAGCATGGAGATCTTCTGCGACGGCAAGGTGATGTCGATGATTGACTACAAGTCTCTGACGATTGTCGGTAGTAAGCAGCGCGGGTGGACGTCTCTCACGCAGCAGAAGGGCCATGTTGAAGAAATGGAAGCATTAGCCCAGACTCTTCGCAATCAGGCCGAGTGGCCGATCTCGCTGGATCACCAAATCGAAGCTGCGCGCATAGCATTCGAGGTCGAACGCCAGATTTCAGGAGGTTGA